One Phoenix dactylifera cultivar Barhee BC4 chromosome 8, palm_55x_up_171113_PBpolish2nd_filt_p, whole genome shotgun sequence genomic window carries:
- the LOC103702457 gene encoding trans-resveratrol di-O-methyltransferase-like, producing the protein MQAMELIQEKQLAREQLQDTAQLWNHALSFLRSMSLKCAIELGIPDVLHNHGKPITLSELATSLSIPPSKAPALGSLMRLLVHSGLFASHRDQEGGEEESYFLTPASKLLVKEKKACLSPFALMILNWTLLAPAHQLGAWFRAGAARATPFDMAHGKGFFEETNARADFNELFNEGMASDARLVTEVAVGRRQWEVLHGVRSVVDVGGGTGTLAKAIAKAFPGVRCAVLDLPHVVATVDEEEREGVEFIGGDMFEHIPPADAVLFKWILHDWSDGDCIRILNRCKEAIPPKKDGGKVIIIDMVVGVTTDVSISVEPQLLFDMEMMILCTGKERSETEWSRLFHAAGFSDYKITASMGLRSVIELYN; encoded by the exons ATGCAAGCGATGGAACTCATCCAGGAGAAGCAGCTAGCCAGGGAGCAACTCCAAGACACAGCCCAGCTGTGGAACCACGCCCTCAGCTTCCTCAGATCCATGTCCCTCAAGTGCGCCATCGAGCTCGGCATCCCGGACGTCCTCCACAACCACGGAAAGCCCATCACCCTCTCCGAGCTTGCCACCTCCCTCTCTATCCCCCCGTCCAAAGCCCCCGCCCTCGGAAGCCTCATGCGCCTGCTCGTCCACTCCGGTCTTTTCGCAAGCCACCGAGACCaagaagggggagaagaagagagttATTTCCTCACGCCGGCCTCGAAACTCCtggtgaaggagaagaaggcgtGTCTTTCGCCGTTCGCGCTGATGATATTGAACTGGACCCTGCTGGCGCCGGCGCACCAGCTGGGGGCGTGGTTCAGGGCCGGGGCGGCGCGGGCGACGCCGTTCGACATGGCGCACGGCAAGGGGTTCTTCGAGGAGACGAACGCGAGGGCGGACTTCAACGAGCTGTTCAACGAGGGGATGGCCAGCGACGCGCGGCTGGTGACGGAGGTGGCGGTGGGGCGGCGGCAGTGGGAGGTGCTCCACGGGGTGCGGTCGGTGGTGGACGTGGGCGGGGGGACGGGCACGCTGGCGAAGGCCATCGCCAAGGCGTTCCCCGGGGTTCGGTGCGCGGTGCTGGACCTGCCACATGTGGTGGCTACGGTGGACGAGGAGGAGCGGGAGGGCGTGGAGTTCATCGGAGGGGACATGTTCGAGCACATCCCTCCGGCGGATGCCGTCTTGTTCAAA TGGATATTGCATGATTGGAGCGACGGGGACTGCATCAGGATACTAAACCGCTGCAAAGAAGCCATTCCCCCTAAAAAAGACGGTGGAAAGGTTATCATAATAGACATGGTAGTTGGTGTTACTACTGATGTTTCCATCTCAGTTGAACCACAACTTCTCTTTGACATGGAGATGATGATCCTTTGTACGGGAAAGGAACGAAGTGAAACCGAATGGAGCCGTTTATTCCATGCTGCAGGTTTTAGCGACTACAAGATAACAGCATCCATGGGTTTACGGTCAGTCATCGAGTTGTACAATTAG